A portion of the Moraxella ovis genome contains these proteins:
- a CDS encoding ABC transporter permease encodes MLKLLTSRLIQLLLVVWSVGTLTFVLMRSLPGDMAYRIAASRYGYDQVTASSADQVRAELGLDLPWHEQYIAWFGDLLRLDLGDSLVSGASVWEEIAHQFGHTLSLAFVALIISLIIAPPIGILSALRPNGVFDRFTLFIATLLRSSPAFIIGVLLITIFAVHLKWLPAIGYGKPINYILPALTLALGLSAVSIRVSRNAAVAVLDSIFYEFAKLKGLSPWQAFRRHGVRNIAIPIVAYHGVQLIYLIEGVVIVESLFAWPGIGHALVHAIIARDIPMIQGSALVMGGLFVVLNAVLDVINRYIDPRYEAH; translated from the coding sequence ATGCTAAAACTACTCACATCACGGCTTATCCAACTGCTCTTGGTCGTCTGGTCGGTCGGCACTTTGACCTTTGTTCTTATGCGAAGCCTGCCCGGCGACATGGCGTATCGTATCGCTGCGTCTCGCTATGGCTACGACCAAGTCACCGCAAGCTCTGCCGACCAAGTGCGAGCCGAACTGGGGCTTGATTTGCCGTGGCATGAGCAGTATATAGCATGGTTTGGCGACCTGCTCCGCTTGGATTTGGGAGACTCGCTCGTCAGTGGGGCAAGCGTGTGGGAAGAGATAGCCCACCAGTTTGGACACACGCTGTCGCTGGCGTTTGTCGCTTTGATTATCTCACTCATCATCGCCCCACCGATAGGCATACTCTCTGCCCTGCGACCTAATGGGGTCTTTGACCGTTTTACCTTATTTATCGCCACCTTGCTCCGCTCCTCCCCTGCCTTTATCATTGGCGTGCTACTCATCACCATTTTTGCGGTGCATTTAAAATGGCTACCTGCCATCGGCTACGGCAAGCCGATTAACTACATCCTACCTGCTCTCACACTCGCCTTAGGTCTGTCGGCGGTCTCCATTCGGGTCAGTCGTAATGCGGCAGTGGCAGTGCTTGACTCTATATTTTATGAATTTGCCAAATTAAAGGGGCTAAGCCCTTGGCAGGCATTTAGACGACATGGCGTGCGTAACATTGCCATTCCCATTGTCGCCTATCATGGGGTACAGCTCATCTATCTCATCGAAGGCGTGGTCATCGTGGAAAGCCTGTTTGCATGGCCGGGTATCGGTCACGCCCTAGTTCACGCCATCATCGCCCGAGACATTCCAATGATACAAGGCTCGGCTTTGGTCATGGGTGGACTGTTCGTGGTGTTAAACGCCGTCTTGGATGTCATCAATCGCTACATTGACCCCCGTTATGAAGCTCACTAA
- a CDS encoding protein disulfide oxidoreductase has translation MKNIILNALKYLLIFIVIYMAVNLWRAPTLPDTPELRYQTNQGQIIDAVAQSHDTPVLVYFWGTWCSICRITTPNVETLHENGTPVITVATRSDSTVELADYLTKNQLDFMVINDLDGQVFQGWQGKVTPSFVILKDGKIHQSFTGIAPLWSLKLRLWMARL, from the coding sequence ATGAAAAACATCATCTTAAACGCGTTAAAATATTTACTGATCTTCATCGTCATCTATATGGCGGTGAATCTTTGGCGCGCACCCACTCTGCCCGACACGCCAGAGCTTCGCTATCAGACCAATCAAGGTCAGATCATTGATGCCGTCGCCCAAAGCCATGACACGCCTGTATTGGTGTATTTTTGGGGTACATGGTGCTCGATCTGTCGCATCACCACGCCGAATGTCGAGACATTACACGAGAATGGTACGCCTGTGATTACGGTTGCCACACGATCGGACAGCACGGTCGAATTGGCAGATTATCTCACCAAAAATCAGCTTGATTTTATGGTGATTAATGACTTGGATGGTCAGGTTTTTCAGGGCTGGCAAGGCAAAGTAACGCCATCGTTCGTCATCCTAAAAGACGGTAAAATTCATCAAAGCTTTACCGGCATCGCGCCACTTTGGTCGTTAAAATTAAGGCTTTGGATGGCGCGCCTTTAA
- a CDS encoding ABC transporter permease yields MMKYLKNLTPTQLIGLIILAALLIFAYGSPLIRPHDMALQNLDVILSAPSGEHPFGTDHLGRDMMARLASAIRLSFSLIVGSVGVSLIFGLLFGLLAGIFGGILDKFFNFICDCIMALPGLLFILLFASIAPNSFWSLYLGVSLVMWVEFFKMTRAMSLNLRKSSEVQASTLMDMGLWYIIKRHYLPRLAPVMWTLSAFGAGNAVLALATLGFVNVGLKPPTAELGLMMTELFPYYYEAPLVFFLPIITVFLLVLSFQLLSGKQDG; encoded by the coding sequence ATGATGAAATACTTAAAAAACCTAACCCCCACTCAGCTTATCGGACTTATCATCTTGGCGGCACTCCTCATCTTTGCCTATGGTAGTCCACTCATACGCCCCCATGACATGGCACTGCAAAACCTAGATGTTATCCTATCTGCCCCCAGTGGCGAACACCCCTTTGGTACTGACCATCTAGGGCGTGATATGATGGCTCGCCTTGCGTCCGCCATTCGCTTGTCTTTTTCGCTCATTGTCGGCTCGGTGGGGGTGTCGCTCATCTTTGGGCTACTGTTTGGCTTGCTGGCGGGGATTTTTGGGGGGATTTTGGATAAGTTTTTTAACTTTATCTGTGATTGTATCATGGCGTTGCCCGGTTTATTGTTTATCCTACTGTTTGCATCTATCGCCCCCAACAGTTTTTGGTCGCTGTATCTGGGCGTATCACTTGTCATGTGGGTGGAGTTTTTTAAGATGACCCGTGCGATGAGCCTAAACCTACGCAAATCAAGCGAAGTACAAGCCAGTACACTCATGGACATGGGGCTGTGGTACATCATCAAACGCCACTATCTGCCACGGCTCGCCCCTGTCATGTGGACACTCTCGGCATTTGGGGCGGGTAATGCGGTGCTAGCCCTTGCCACGCTTGGCTTTGTCAATGTCGGTCTTAAACCGCCGACCGCCGAGCTGGGTCTGATGATGACCGAACTGTTTCCTTATTATTATGAAGCGCCTTTGGTGTTCTTTTTGCCGATTATCACCGTGTTTTTACTCGTGCTTTCATTTCAATTATTATCAGGCAAACAGGACGGCTAG
- a CDS encoding ABC transporter ATP-binding protein → MQNTQPSPDILIRINNLSVHTTDGATLVEPISLSIKKGQNLTILGETGSGKSLLARAVMGALPKGLTVKGQILINGKTLHDGQGELDEHQFAKLWGRDLTILPQEPVRSLDPTMTVFRQIWESLHFVKRTDDSAAKDTTLRTLEQLSLAHAKDYYPHELSGGMAQRASFASATVSGAYMVIADEPTKGLDHTNKIAVVDMLAQVAKQGGCLLTITHDIEVANRLSTDNDLLMVMKKGKLLEQGQATDVLQNPKSDYAKELMSANPATWTKADIAPIDKPLLTLKDVAISRGNKELFSGLNITLHAGQAVGLIGDSGIGKSSLGDAICGLINPSKGVMTWHTKPKRHQVLKLYQDPPSAFAQNITLGTLINDVVKRHHLDKSQIAPLMEALQLHPDLLHRTSESVSGGELQRIAIMRALMMKPVLLFADEVTNRLDPITQKTTLDLLTHACRTQNCTLVMVSHDHDLTRHYCDTMVDLTDYR, encoded by the coding sequence ATGCAAAATACCCAACCATCACCAGATATCTTAATCCGAATCAATAACTTATCTGTCCACACCACAGACGGTGCTACCTTAGTCGAGCCCATTAGCCTTAGCATAAAAAAGGGGCAAAATTTGACCATCTTAGGTGAGACAGGCTCGGGCAAAAGCCTGCTTGCCCGAGCGGTCATGGGGGCATTGCCTAAGGGCTTGACAGTCAAAGGACAAATTCTCATCAACGGCAAAACGCTCCATGACGGACAAGGCGAACTTGATGAACATCAATTTGCCAAGCTGTGGGGGCGTGATTTGACCATACTCCCCCAAGAGCCAGTGCGTTCGCTTGACCCCACCATGACGGTGTTTCGCCAGATTTGGGAAAGTCTGCATTTTGTCAAACGAACCGATGACTCTGCCGCCAAAGACACCACCTTACGCACCTTAGAGCAACTCTCGCTAGCCCACGCCAAAGACTACTATCCGCATGAGCTGTCAGGGGGCATGGCACAACGTGCATCCTTTGCGTCTGCCACCGTGAGTGGGGCGTACATGGTTATCGCCGATGAACCCACCAAAGGGCTTGACCACACCAATAAAATCGCTGTCGTGGACATGCTCGCCCAAGTCGCCAAACAAGGCGGCTGCCTTTTGACCATCACGCATGACATCGAAGTCGCCAACCGTCTAAGCACTGATAACGACCTGCTTATGGTCATGAAAAAAGGTAAGCTCTTAGAGCAAGGGCAAGCCACCGATGTCCTACAAAATCCCAAATCCGACTACGCCAAAGAGCTGATGAGTGCCAACCCTGCCACATGGACAAAGGCGGACATCGCACCTATTGACAAGCCCCTTTTGACCTTAAAAGACGTGGCCATCAGTCGTGGCAACAAAGAGCTGTTTAGTGGGCTAAACATCACGCTCCATGCAGGGCAAGCGGTGGGACTCATCGGCGATAGCGGTATCGGCAAAAGCTCGCTGGGGGACGCCATTTGCGGGCTTATCAATCCATCCAAAGGGGTGATGACATGGCACACCAAACCCAAACGCCACCAAGTGCTAAAACTCTACCAAGACCCACCGTCCGCTTTCGCCCAAAACATCACGCTCGGCACACTCATCAATGACGTGGTCAAGCGTCATCATCTTGATAAAAGCCAAATCGCCCCGCTCATGGAAGCCTTACAGCTCCACCCTGACCTACTGCACCGTACAAGCGAGAGCGTCTCAGGGGGCGAGCTTCAACGCATTGCCATCATGCGAGCTTTGATGATGAAACCTGTGCTACTGTTTGCCGATGAAGTTACCAACCGCCTAGACCCCATCACCCAAAAAACCACATTAGATTTACTCACGCACGCCTGTCGCACCCAAAACTGCACACTGGTTATGGTGAGTCATGACCACGATTTGACACGGCATTACTGTGATACGATGGTGGATTTGACGGATTATCGTTAG
- the gmk gene encoding guanylate kinase codes for MSAQGTLFIITAASGTGKTSLVKELLATTDNLKVSISHTTRQPRPAESDGVHYYFTDKTAFEQLIAKGAFFEYAEVFGNYYGTSKQAVDDLLNQGIDVILEIDWQGALQVKEKSPQAVMIFILPPSLDALRSRLSNRGQDSSDVIETRLAGAVTEMKNYHHFDYVVINDDFGTALGDLQTIIKAQRLTLTQQTARQNALIESLLSD; via the coding sequence ATGAGCGCACAAGGCACATTATTCATCATCACCGCCGCCTCAGGCACCGGCAAAACCAGCCTCGTCAAAGAGCTACTCGCCACTACGGACAACCTAAAGGTCAGCATCTCGCACACCACCAGACAGCCACGACCTGCTGAATCTGATGGCGTGCATTATTATTTTACTGACAAGACGGCTTTTGAGCAGTTGATCGCGAAAGGTGCTTTTTTTGAATATGCTGAAGTCTTTGGCAATTATTATGGCACGAGCAAGCAAGCAGTGGATGACTTACTTAACCAAGGTATCGATGTTATCTTAGAGATCGATTGGCAAGGCGCATTACAAGTCAAAGAAAAATCCCCGCAAGCTGTGATGATCTTCATCTTGCCACCAAGTCTTGACGCGCTGCGCAGCCGATTGTCTAATCGCGGACAGGACAGCAGCGATGTCATCGAGACACGTCTGGCGGGCGCGGTCACTGAGATGAAGAACTACCATCACTTTGATTATGTTGTGATTAATGACGACTTTGGTACCGCATTGGGCGATCTACAAACCATCATCAAAGCACAGCGCCTAACCCTAACGCAGCAGACAGCTCGTCAAAACGCACTTATCGAATCATTGCTAAGCGACTGA
- the hemH gene encoding ferrochelatase yields MKTAIILVNLGTPDEPTPQGVRRYLREFLSDTRVIEIPPFIWQIILNLFVLTTRPKRVAHAYESVWTADGSPLLAILKQQAALLQDKLIENGTPTPVFPATTYGNPNIKHVMKELQDKGYDDFIVFSLYPQYSATTTAAVFDKVAEYCMDKRNMPAIQFTRDYHDHPLYIKALADSIRKFWAEHGRADRLLMSFHGIPKPYADKGDPYAEQCRKTAVLVASELGLGADEWAVSFQSRFGAQEWLKPYTDELLGEWGAKGVSVQVLSPAFSADCLETLEELAAENRDNFMNAGGKSYEYIPALNTDALHIELMADVVGRYL; encoded by the coding sequence ATGAAAACCGCCATTATTCTTGTGAACTTAGGTACGCCAGACGAGCCCACGCCTCAAGGTGTGCGCCGCTATTTGCGTGAGTTCTTGTCCGACACTCGTGTGATTGAGATTCCGCCATTCATTTGGCAAATCATCCTAAATCTATTCGTATTGACCACACGCCCCAAGCGAGTGGCTCATGCTTATGAGAGTGTGTGGACGGCAGACGGTTCGCCGCTGCTTGCAATCCTAAAACAGCAAGCTGCGTTACTACAAGACAAACTCATCGAAAATGGCACGCCAACCCCTGTGTTCCCTGCTACCACTTATGGTAATCCGAACATTAAGCATGTGATGAAGGAACTTCAAGATAAAGGCTATGATGACTTTATCGTCTTCTCTCTTTATCCACAGTATTCGGCGACCACTACGGCAGCGGTATTTGATAAGGTAGCGGAATACTGCATGGATAAGCGCAACATGCCTGCCATTCAGTTCACGCGCGATTATCATGATCATCCGCTGTATATCAAGGCGCTTGCGGATAGCATTCGCAAGTTCTGGGCGGAGCATGGACGAGCTGATAGACTATTAATGAGCTTTCATGGCATTCCTAAGCCCTATGCAGATAAGGGCGACCCCTATGCTGAGCAATGCCGTAAGACTGCCGTGCTGGTCGCCAGCGAGTTAGGATTGGGCGCTGATGAATGGGCGGTGAGTTTCCAGTCACGTTTCGGCGCGCAAGAGTGGCTTAAGCCCTATACCGATGAGCTGCTTGGTGAGTGGGGGGCTAAAGGGGTGTCTGTACAGGTGCTAAGTCCTGCTTTCTCGGCTGACTGCTTGGAGACCTTAGAGGAGCTCGCGGCGGAGAACCGTGATAACTTCATGAATGCAGGCGGTAAGTCTTACGAGTATATCCCTGCGCTGAACACCGATGCGCTGCACATTGAGCTGATGGCGGATGTGGTCGGACGATATTTATAA
- a CDS encoding multidrug resistance efflux transporter family protein: MMARLVLLGLLAGLFFSTTFVLNELMASQNGHWFWSASGRYIFMWFILSALIALKDGVKTLVGLSALFMDYWKFWCVTGGIGFGGFYAFLCFGADHASGWIIAATFQLTAVASLIVLAVFGERLNKRIIGTSLLIFIGVLIANLGEGPNHTTSSTSTLLLMSALPAFIAGFCFPVGNQLVWYGTTKPTHHNALTQAILHITSPLMHSALNKVWLLTTGSLPLWLVLGFVIQPDLPNTSQVFNTFFVALFAGVITTGIFLLARSKATTIAQIATIDATQASEVLFAILGGMALLGTSAPSLISMIGVLMIMVGLFGFAKMQA; this comes from the coding sequence ATGATGGCTCGCTTGGTACTGCTTGGGCTGCTTGCAGGGTTATTTTTTAGTACAACGTTTGTACTTAACGAACTGATGGCAAGCCAAAACGGTCATTGGTTCTGGTCGGCAAGTGGCCGCTACATCTTTATGTGGTTCATATTAAGCGCGCTCATCGCCCTAAAAGACGGCGTTAAGACCTTGGTTGGTCTTAGTGCGCTGTTCATGGATTATTGGAAATTCTGGTGTGTGACAGGTGGCATTGGCTTTGGTGGGTTTTATGCATTTTTGTGCTTTGGTGCAGATCACGCATCCGGCTGGATCATCGCCGCGACTTTTCAATTAACCGCTGTGGCAAGCTTGATTGTCTTGGCTGTATTTGGCGAGCGTCTGAACAAGCGCATCATTGGCACAAGTCTACTGATATTCATCGGTGTCCTAATTGCCAACCTTGGTGAAGGGCCGAACCACACCACAAGCAGCACAAGCACTTTATTACTGATGAGTGCACTGCCAGCATTCATTGCAGGATTTTGTTTCCCTGTGGGTAATCAGCTGGTCTGGTATGGTACTACTAAGCCCACGCATCACAACGCACTCACCCAAGCCATCCTACACATCACATCGCCACTCATGCACAGCGCCTTAAATAAAGTATGGCTGCTGACCACAGGCTCTTTGCCGCTATGGCTTGTGCTTGGCTTTGTCATACAGCCAGATTTGCCAAATACATCTCAAGTATTTAATACGTTTTTTGTGGCGTTATTTGCAGGTGTGATCACAACGGGTATTTTTCTGTTAGCACGCTCCAAAGCCACAACCATCGCGCAGATCGCCACCATCGATGCCACACAAGCGAGCGAAGTGCTATTTGCCATCTTAGGTGGCATGGCTTTATTAGGTACATCAGCACCGTCGCTCATTAGTATGATTGGGGTATTGATGATCATGGTGGGATTATTTGGCTTTGCCAAGATGCAGGCTTAA
- the metX gene encoding homoserine O-succinyltransferase MetX, protein MSEQDNNTPTLLDPTSVGIVTPQTLHFDEPLQLECNRILPSFELVIETYGTLNTDKSNAILICHALSGSHHAAGYHSESDTKAGWWDALIGPSKAIDTDEFFVVCLNNIGSCHGSTGPTTINPDTGKLWEADFPLITIKDWVKTQVMLSDKLGIDKWHAIVGGSMGGMQALQWSVDYPDRLGRAVIIASTPKLSAQNIAFNEVARQSILSDPDFHGGSYVSHGTYPRRGLVLARMVGHITYITEDAMKAKFGRDLKSGKFMYGYDVEFQVESYLRYQGERFSKNFDANTYLLMTKALDYFDPTRDHTPDGLDEKTALQQTLARTKCQFLIVSFSTDWRFSPERSIEIVDALIAGGKDVSFINVDAPHGHDSFLFDIPRYVNAIKGFLSAPNHNLPPKHPQKTHDRHDEEHHE, encoded by the coding sequence GTGAGCGAACAAGATAATAACACACCCACCCTTTTAGACCCCACATCGGTGGGCATCGTCACACCCCAGACACTACACTTTGATGAACCACTGCAATTAGAATGCAATCGAATCTTGCCATCATTCGAACTTGTCATCGAAACCTATGGGACACTAAATACCGACAAATCAAATGCCATTTTGATTTGTCATGCTCTATCAGGATCACACCACGCCGCAGGCTATCACAGTGAGAGCGACACCAAAGCAGGCTGGTGGGATGCTCTGATTGGTCCAAGCAAGGCGATTGATACTGATGAGTTTTTTGTGGTATGCCTAAACAACATTGGCTCATGTCATGGCTCAACTGGACCCACCACCATCAATCCAGACACAGGCAAGCTGTGGGAGGCTGACTTTCCACTCATCACCATCAAAGACTGGGTAAAAACGCAGGTGATGCTCTCTGACAAACTGGGCATTGACAAATGGCACGCCATCGTTGGCGGCTCAATGGGCGGTATGCAGGCGTTGCAGTGGTCGGTGGACTATCCTGACCGCTTGGGTCGTGCCGTCATCATCGCCAGCACGCCAAAATTGTCCGCCCAGAACATCGCCTTTAATGAAGTGGCACGCCAATCCATCTTGTCCGACCCTGATTTTCATGGTGGCTCATATGTCAGTCACGGCACCTACCCAAGGCGAGGACTCGTCTTAGCTCGCATGGTTGGGCACATCACCTACATCACCGAAGATGCCATGAAGGCAAAATTTGGGCGTGATTTGAAGTCAGGCAAGTTCATGTATGGCTATGATGTCGAGTTTCAAGTCGAGAGCTATTTGCGTTATCAAGGCGAGCGGTTCAGCAAAAACTTTGATGCCAACACCTATCTGCTCATGACAAAGGCTTTGGACTATTTCGACCCCACACGAGACCACACCCCTGACGGCTTGGACGAAAAAACCGCCTTACAACAGACGCTTGCTCGCACCAAATGCCAGTTTTTGATTGTCTCATTCAGCACTGATTGGCGATTCTCACCAGAACGCTCCATCGAAATCGTCGACGCACTCATCGCTGGTGGCAAAGATGTCAGCTTCATCAATGTCGATGCACCGCATGGTCATGACTCGTTTTTGTTTGACATTCCACGCTATGTCAATGCTATCAAGGGGTTTTTATCCGCCCCAAATCACAATCTTCCCCCAAAACACCCACAAAAAACCCATGACCGCCACGACGAGGAGCATCATGAATAA
- a CDS encoding ABC transporter substrate-binding protein — protein sequence MKTNTWLRPTALAIALIGLTACGNDDKATTTTDNATPATSDKTLTVVTPWEITNADPSTSGFVYQRMGIGETLVDVDEAGAIIPALAEKWETADNGKTWVFTLRDDVKFHDGTPMTAKEVVNSLTLALNKPTALESANIKLIKAVDDKTVEFTLAEPLTTLPSYLTHATAIILAPASFDDEGQATKIIGTGAYQADKVEPPQKIEQSAYADYWGQKAHISRINYLANSRSETRTLLVESGDDHLVYTLDSASLKRLQNNSDLQVATQTLARTIVIKMNIANPLFTDKTTRQALSDAIDREAIAKSVLRIGDAGAYELLPPMFGGWQAGVAKSTPDYPDIKAKLLANGFTEGANGVLQKDGKPFTISLITFSDRPELPLIATALQDQWRKIGVDLQVNITNSSEIPKAHQDGSLQMALYARNYGNTPDPLASLQSDLSPQGSDWGVMNYQNSTLTQALHDIATTADDVKRDELKKQVATILADERPLIPVVYYQQSASAHKSLQGLTLDPFERKYNLNQLKW from the coding sequence ATGAAAACCAACACTTGGCTACGCCCTACCGCCCTTGCCATCGCGCTTATCGGCTTGACCGCCTGCGGCAATGACGACAAGGCAACTACCACCACAGACAATGCCACGCCTGCCACGAGCGATAAGACACTCACGGTCGTTACCCCTTGGGAGATTACCAATGCCGACCCTAGCACGTCAGGCTTTGTCTATCAGCGTATGGGTATCGGCGAAACCTTGGTAGACGTGGACGAGGCAGGGGCAATTATCCCTGCCCTAGCCGAAAAATGGGAGACAGCCGACAACGGCAAAACATGGGTGTTTACGTTGCGTGATGATGTCAAATTCCATGACGGCACACCCATGACCGCCAAAGAAGTGGTAAACAGCCTAACGCTCGCCCTAAACAAGCCCACCGCCCTAGAAAGTGCTAATATCAAGCTTATCAAGGCAGTTGATGATAAAACGGTAGAATTCACTCTTGCTGAGCCTTTGACCACCCTACCGTCTTATTTGACACACGCCACTGCCATTATCCTAGCCCCAGCTTCCTTTGATGACGAAGGGCAAGCCACCAAAATCATCGGCACAGGGGCGTATCAGGCGGATAAGGTTGAGCCACCACAAAAGATTGAGCAGTCCGCTTATGCCGACTATTGGGGACAAAAAGCCCACATCAGTCGCATTAACTACCTTGCCAACTCTCGCAGTGAGACTCGCACCCTGCTTGTCGAGAGTGGCGATGACCATTTGGTGTACACCCTAGACAGTGCCAGCCTAAAACGCCTACAAAACAACAGCGACCTACAAGTGGCAACCCAAACGCTCGCTCGCACCATTGTCATTAAGATGAACATCGCCAATCCGCTCTTTACCGATAAGACCACTCGTCAAGCCCTATCTGATGCCATAGACCGTGAAGCCATTGCCAAATCGGTGCTACGCATTGGCGATGCGGGAGCGTATGAGCTACTACCGCCCATGTTTGGCGGTTGGCAGGCAGGCGTGGCAAAATCCACCCCTGATTATCCTGACATTAAAGCCAAACTGCTCGCCAATGGCTTTACCGAAGGGGCAAATGGCGTGCTACAAAAAGACGGTAAGCCCTTTACCATATCGCTCATCACGTTCTCCGACCGCCCGGAGTTACCGCTTATCGCCACCGCCTTACAAGACCAATGGCGTAAAATCGGTGTGGATTTACAAGTTAATATCACCAACTCATCAGAGATTCCCAAGGCTCATCAAGACGGCTCACTGCAAATGGCTCTGTACGCTCGTAACTACGGCAACACCCCAGACCCATTGGCTTCACTACAATCCGACCTAAGCCCACAAGGCAGCGACTGGGGCGTGATGAATTACCAAAACTCTACGCTTACCCAAGCCTTGCATGACATCGCCACCACAGCCGATGATGTCAAGCGAGATGAACTCAAAAAACAAGTCGCTACCATTTTGGCAGATGAGCGTCCGCTTATCCCTGTCGTGTACTACCAACAAAGTGCGTCCGCTCACAAGTCGCTACAAGGCTTGACCCTTGACCCCTTTGAGCGTAAATACAACCTAAATCAGCTTAAATGGTAA
- a CDS encoding trimeric intracellular cation channel family protein, translated as MLNIIFENITPDFMIYLLDMVGVVACAIAGTTLALHKKFDFFGCILVSMVNAIGGGTIRDVMLDRHPLFWMTDLNYVIVITLTSLICQVFFNYYQKIDWTLKFFDAIGLAAFSVIGLKVGLALEAHPMIAVMMAVLTSIAGGIMRDMICNEIPLVLQKEIYISASITGALLYFTLGQIGASDVIQDTLTLVTIVGVRMLAIRFDWHLPSIRLNSDV; from the coding sequence ATGCTGAATATTATCTTTGAGAACATCACGCCTGATTTTATGATTTACCTGCTGGATATGGTGGGTGTGGTGGCATGTGCGATCGCAGGCACGACACTGGCGCTGCATAAGAAGTTTGATTTTTTTGGTTGTATCTTGGTGTCCATGGTGAATGCCATCGGCGGCGGTACGATTCGTGACGTCATGCTCGATCGCCATCCGCTATTCTGGATGACTGATTTGAACTATGTCATCGTGATTACATTGACATCCCTTATTTGCCAGGTATTTTTTAATTATTATCAAAAAATCGATTGGACGCTCAAGTTCTTCGATGCGATCGGGTTGGCGGCATTTAGCGTGATCGGGCTCAAAGTCGGACTTGCACTCGAGGCGCATCCGATGATCGCTGTGATGATGGCGGTCTTAACCAGCATCGCCGGTGGTATCATGCGCGACATGATTTGTAATGAGATTCCGCTCGTTCTACAAAAAGAAATCTACATCAGCGCAAGCATCACGGGCGCTTTGCTGTATTTTACACTTGGGCAAATTGGCGCATCAGATGTCATTCAAGACACCTTAACACTCGTTACCATCGTCGGGGTTCGAATGCTGGCGATTCGCTTTGATTGGCATTTGCCCTCCATTCGCCTAAATTCCGACGTATAA